CGTCGCCGTGGCGCTGAACGTGGAAAGGAAGAGGAAGAATTTCGTGGAGGCGACCGAGCTGGAGCGAGCGGTTAAAGCTCTGATGTGCGACGGCGAGACAGCGAGGAAGGTTAGGGACAAGGTCATGGAGATAAAAGCCGCGTGCCGGAAGGCAATGGAGGAGGGCGGATCATCGAACATGTCGTTGCAGAGGCTCTGTGATGCGCTCGTCGAAGGCGCGGTGCACCCGGGAAAGTGATGCCCACAGAGTTCAATCAGGAGGCTCTGTCCACCAGCCATCCAATGGTGTACATGTATTCTGTTATGAGTTCTCTGTTTTTAGAGCAAGTTAAATAATATTTTTTATGAGTTCTCTATATAATGCTCAAATAATTTATCTAACATAAATATTATAGCGATAATTATTTTAGAATATAGACAGTATATTTCTTCTATTTTAAAATAAATATTGTATTTGGCTTCGTGCTCATCATATTTTCAGATTTATAAAAAAAATGTTAACCAAGCAATCTACGGAACATCCTCGTACGCAGCCTTCACCCCCCTCGGTGTCGCGAAATCTCGCACATCAGTCTCTGCAACGTGGCACACGACGACCCGCCTTCCTCTCCGGCGTTCCGGCACGCGGCCTTGGCCTCAGCGGCCTTCGCCCTCGCCTTCCTCCCCTCCTCCGACGCGCCCATCAGCGTCCGCACCGCGCGCTCCAGCTCCGCGGCCTCCACAAAGTTGCCCCGCTTCCTGTCCACCTCCATCGCCACGGCGACGCCCAGGGACGCCACAAGCATGAACGCGTTCATGTGCTGCTCCGCGTACAGCGGCCACGCCACCAGCGGCACGCCGTGCCACAGGCTCTCCAGCGTCGAGTTCCACCCGCCGTGCGACACGAAGCCCCCGATGGAGGGGTGCGACAAGATCTCCTTCTGCGGCGCCCATCTCGGCCACACGAGGCCCCTTTCCTTGGTCCTCTCCAGGAAACCACCCGGCACCAGCTCGTCCACGTTGGCGTCGGTCGGGTACGGCGACCCGGCTGGCGGCGGGCCACGGAGCACCCACAGGAACCGGTACTCGCTGCGTTGCAGGCCCTCAGCGATCTCGTGCACCTGCGGCACGGACAGGTTGCCCATGCTGCCGAAGCAGAGCAGGACCACGGACGAACGCGGCTGCGCGTCCAGCCAGCGCAGGCACTCGTGTGGCTGCTCGGCAGGCGGATCAAAGGCGATCACGGGACCGATCGGGTAGATGGTCGGGGCGCGGCGCCCGGGCATGCACCGGCCGTCAGCGACGGCCGCGAGGGCTTCCGGCTCGAGCTCCGCCACCGTGTTGATGATGATGCCGGCGGCCTCCATGAACCGGTTAGCGTGGTACATGCTCCACGTGTAGCCCGAATCCCTCTTCATCACGGCATTCGGCAGGAAAGCCGCTGGCACCGGCGGCATACCAGGCACGTTGAACGCCGTTTCCGCCTCCCCAAAATCCCCGGCAACTTCCCGGTCCAGCGTCGGCAACCGCAGCATGAGCGCGAGCATGGAGGCCGGGGACGTGAAGTACACGTACACCGGCAGTGCCAACTCGCGGGCGACGTCGAACAGCGTGGTGCAAAAGtagtccatgacgacggcggcgacGGGGCTTGCCAGGCCGGCAATGGCCGCCTTGGTGTTGGACGCCTGCAGCTGGATGAAACTGGAGATCATGTCCTCCGGGCCGGAGAAGGCGGGGAGCTCCACGTCAGGGAGGCGGTGGAAGCGGATGTCGAACCCCGAGCCCGAGGTGGCCTCCCGCTCTACGATGTGCGCGAACCTGGCCATCGGCAGTGGCGCGAGGAGCACGGTGAGCGACATGGCCAGGTCGCCGCCGCCGCTCATCAGCATCCGCTTGCCGGCTTGGAGCATGGACGTCAGGTGGCCGGTGACGCAGAACGGGATGAGCACCACCGTTGGTGCCGCCATTGGTCGAGATTATTATTTGATGGCTTCCCTTGGTCGCCAAAAACTCCAGCACAAAAGTTTGGGGCTATTGAAATTCGTCGTCAAGCACTAATCTTAGCTCCATAATCTCGCCTAGTCTGAAGCGCCTTTCTTGGTATTCCTAAATGAAGTTGGCCACAAGTGTGCCAGGCTTGCGGCACGTAGCTGTCAATCATACAGTATCCACGCACAActaaaaatagaaagaaaaaaaacaaCTCTCGGAGTGCCACAATATTAAAAAAATGATTAAAAAATGCATGAAATGCAACAACTGCCCCAGCTGTATGAATAAATGCAGACACTAAGATCTGCCCAAAAACAATATAATTGGACTaaactaaggccctgtttggtttagggtgactaaagtttagtgactaaagtttagtcacttttagtctcTAAAAAAGCAAACATGATGACTAAAATggagtgactaaactttagttctttagtcaCTAACGGGTGACTAAAAAGGACTAAAGTAGTATTTTTACCTTATTTGTCCTCTCCACTTTCTTCTTATAGCAAACATCCATTAATTAATAGGAGTAAAATAGTCATTATTCACAGCAATTAATGCTATTTAGTCTGGTTTAGTCACTAGAACCAAACGGAGTACTTTAGCGACTTATCTTTAGTCACTAAAATTTAGTCTAGTGACTAAGggaaccaaacagggcctaagtttTTCTAAGCTCGACTAAGTTTTAAAAAAAACATACCATAACATTTATGTTTTCAAATAGGTTTGCTATAAAATTATTTTTACCATTCATCTGATAATACTTATTTGACATCATAAAAATGCTACCATTTTTAAGAGATTTGGTCATACTTAAAATTATTTAACTCATCGAAAAATAAGAATTACACTTTTTGGGATGTTGTGACTATTTATCAATGAAGAAATAGTTTGATTCGATGATCTTTGAATGCTTGTATTTTTCAAACCATCTAACCAACACATGTTTTGTTTCCAATTTGAGAGTTATTCTTGCTGAATtggtgtttgaggtagaagaaatgTTGAAAAAGAATGAAATATAAGAGGATTATGAATAAAGAAATTTGCAGAATTGAGGAATTCAAATGGAAGGGTTGATTTTTTAATAATTCAAGAGGCCAAGGAGGAAAGTACAAATGACATGTCATGGAGATGTTGAATTCACACATGAAGAGTGACTAATGACGATGTTAGAGCGAGACGACAGTGCAATAATTGTCCATGAAAACCCATGAGAAGTTTGAGATAAAACCCAACTCAAAAAGTGTTTGAAACAAGGGAGTTGATAGTGCAATAGAGGCACCAGATATGTCTAGTGT
This portion of the Zea mays cultivar B73 chromosome 2, Zm-B73-REFERENCE-NAM-5.0, whole genome shotgun sequence genome encodes:
- the LOC103647700 gene encoding anthocyanidin 5,3-O-glucosyltransferase, producing MAAPTVVLIPFCVTGHLTSMLQAGKRMLMSGGGDLAMSLTVLLAPLPMARFAHIVEREATSGSGFDIRFHRLPDVELPAFSGPEDMISSFIQLQASNTKAAIAGLASPVAAVVMDYFCTTLFDVARELALPVYVYFTSPASMLALMLRLPTLDREVAGDFGEAETAFNVPGMPPVPAAFLPNAVMKRDSGYTWSMYHANRFMEAAGIIINTVAELEPEALAAVADGRCMPGRRAPTIYPIGPVIAFDPPAEQPHECLRWLDAQPRSSVVLLCFGSMGNLSVPQVHEIAEGLQRSEYRFLWVLRGPPPAGSPYPTDANVDELVPGGFLERTKERGLVWPRWAPQKEILSHPSIGGFVSHGGWNSTLESLWHGVPLVAWPLYAEQHMNAFMLVASLGVAVAMEVDRKRGNFVEAAELERAVRTLMGASEEGRKARAKAAEAKAACRNAGEEGGSSCATLQRLMCEISRHRGG